The following proteins are co-located in the Synechococcus sp. PROS-U-1 genome:
- a CDS encoding response regulator transcription factor, protein MELRLESRALHEAIEATAQFFQNQRVVVCCGDRLTLTCLCLAEPIRRAVVGAATTEEEGFELVLRNRPSLLICSADLETGYGMNLLRRVKAELPTCQLLIVLVRETQAVVQEAMEAYADAVIFKSSLGTGKGDFVQALHTLAEGGVYFPEEIRSLGAAQAPNPNLPALIEDLTERELQVVAGVARGLTNQGIGSSLGISVETVKTHVMNAKDKLGAADRTQLAVMALLYGLIDPLG, encoded by the coding sequence ATGGAGCTGCGGCTTGAGTCGCGTGCGTTGCATGAAGCCATCGAAGCGACGGCGCAGTTCTTTCAGAACCAGCGGGTGGTGGTCTGCTGCGGTGACCGTCTCACCCTCACCTGTCTCTGCCTGGCGGAGCCGATTCGCCGTGCCGTGGTGGGCGCCGCCACCACCGAGGAGGAGGGCTTCGAGCTGGTGCTGCGCAACCGTCCAAGCCTGCTGATCTGCAGTGCGGATCTCGAAACCGGCTACGGCATGAACCTGCTGCGGCGCGTGAAGGCGGAGCTACCCACCTGTCAGCTGCTGATCGTGCTGGTGCGCGAAACCCAGGCTGTGGTGCAGGAGGCGATGGAGGCCTATGCCGACGCCGTGATCTTCAAATCAAGCCTCGGCACGGGCAAGGGTGATTTCGTTCAGGCCCTCCACACCCTCGCTGAAGGAGGCGTGTATTTCCCCGAGGAGATTCGCAGCCTTGGCGCGGCCCAGGCGCCGAACCCGAATCTGCCCGCGTTGATTGAAGACCTCACCGAGCGGGAGCTGCAGGTGGTGGCGGGGGTGGCCCGAGGTCTCACCAACCAGGGGATCGGCAGCAGCCTTGGCATCTCGGTGGAAACGGTGAAGACCCATGTGATGAATGCCAAAGACAAACTTGGTGCTGCTGATCGCACCCAGCTTGCGGTGATGGCCCTGCTCTATGGGCTGATCGATCCCCTCGGCTGA
- a CDS encoding fatty acid desaturase codes for MPNDGLKPSAQRGLQLGALISVSWLVTLIIGLRIELNQLHPLLITSWILCRSFLHTGLFILAHDAMHNSLAPGHALINQRIGRVCLWMYAGLNYDVCRSNHRRHHLMPESEADPDFCPTNNRSVVAWLTRFLRNYLNPAQLSRLILVVMVLLLATSSDQNHPWITVSVTYLLPLLISTGQLFFVGTYLPHRKENPKESHEVSIKSLNLHPFVSLLACYHFGYHREHHNNPNAPWFLLPELRTGQCIH; via the coding sequence GTGCCAAATGACGGACTGAAGCCCTCTGCTCAGCGAGGCCTACAACTAGGAGCACTGATCTCAGTCTCCTGGCTGGTCACGCTGATCATTGGTCTACGTATTGAGCTGAATCAGCTGCATCCCCTGCTGATCACCAGCTGGATTCTGTGTCGCAGCTTCCTGCACACCGGACTATTCATCCTTGCCCACGACGCCATGCACAACAGCTTGGCGCCTGGTCATGCCCTGATCAATCAGAGAATTGGCCGGGTGTGTTTGTGGATGTACGCGGGTCTGAATTACGACGTCTGCAGATCGAATCACCGCCGGCATCACCTGATGCCGGAATCGGAAGCCGATCCAGACTTCTGCCCAACCAACAACCGCTCCGTTGTGGCCTGGCTGACTCGCTTTCTGAGAAATTACCTCAATCCGGCGCAACTCAGCAGGCTAATCCTGGTTGTGATGGTTCTTTTGTTGGCAACCTCCAGCGATCAAAACCATCCATGGATCACAGTTTCCGTTACATATCTACTTCCCTTGCTGATCAGCACCGGACAGCTTTTCTTTGTTGGCACCTACTTGCCCCATCGCAAAGAAAACCCTAAAGAGAGCCATGAAGTTTCAATTAAAAGCCTGAATCTTCATCCTTTTGTATCTCTTCTCGCTTGTTACCATTTTGGCTATCATCGCGAGCATCACAACAACCCGAATGCTCCCTGGTTCCTGTTGCCAGAACTGCGCACGGGTCAATGTATTCACTGA
- a CDS encoding GNAT family N-acetyltransferase encodes MLEIKPFTPSDLDIVTGLAREQDFAPGVGDIEIYANTDRQGIWLAWHHNKPVGCIAAVTYNPGYAFIGLFVVKPEHRGQGIGRRLWQHALKTLNSVECIGLEAAVQMVGFYEKAGFQKDCVTTRRQMLCRSDQSQHPKTKLLNRSDINVVSLRDISLEAIQRYDERHEISPRPHFLELWLRHRAGDVFVAMDAKGECHGYVRIRPCLLPIGDGWRVGPWLAEDAGMASLLLNNAMDRHKGVVLIDTPGHNPSAKTITMAKGFKPMGSTVRMYKGVMPKGHDRNVYGLACLELG; translated from the coding sequence ATGCTGGAGATCAAACCGTTCACGCCATCTGACCTCGACATCGTCACAGGTCTGGCCCGCGAACAGGATTTCGCCCCCGGAGTGGGCGATATCGAAATTTATGCCAACACCGATCGCCAGGGGATCTGGTTGGCATGGCACCACAACAAGCCTGTGGGCTGTATTGCCGCGGTGACCTACAACCCCGGCTACGCCTTCATCGGCCTGTTTGTCGTGAAGCCAGAGCATCGCGGCCAGGGAATCGGCCGTCGTCTGTGGCAACACGCCTTGAAGACCCTGAACAGCGTGGAGTGCATCGGCCTGGAAGCCGCAGTTCAAATGGTGGGCTTCTACGAAAAAGCCGGTTTTCAAAAGGACTGCGTCACCACTCGCCGACAGATGTTGTGCCGGAGCGACCAATCGCAACACCCGAAAACAAAACTGCTCAACCGCAGCGACATCAACGTCGTCTCATTGCGCGACATCTCGCTGGAGGCGATTCAGCGTTACGACGAACGCCATGAAATAAGCCCGCGGCCCCACTTCCTTGAACTCTGGCTGCGCCACAGGGCTGGAGATGTCTTTGTGGCCATGGATGCCAAGGGGGAATGCCATGGCTATGTGCGCATTCGCCCCTGCCTGCTCCCGATTGGCGACGGTTGGCGGGTGGGTCCCTGGCTGGCGGAAGATGCTGGCATGGCCTCGCTGTTGCTCAACAACGCCATGGACCGTCACAAGGGAGTTGTTCTGATCGACACCCCGGGGCACAACCCCTCCGCCAAGACGATCACGATGGCGAAGGGCTTCAAACCCATGGGCTCAACGGTGCGGATGTACAAAGGCGTGATGCCCAAAGGCCACGATCGCAACGTTTATGGCCTGGCCTGCCTCGAGTTGGGTTGA
- a CDS encoding DoxX family protein gives MTASKLFDFLGRVLMAALFVAALPGKFSNFAETAGFIASKGIPEPLASVLLAAAIVLLIAGSILLVFGSNTVLGASLLLLFLVPTTLIFHTVPIDGSFFTNLALIGALILAITRAWGNGVPSFTNIRSKG, from the coding sequence ATGACTGCTTCGAAGCTGTTCGACTTCCTCGGCCGGGTGCTGATGGCGGCACTGTTTGTGGCTGCTCTGCCGGGCAAGTTCAGCAACTTCGCTGAAACGGCGGGCTTCATTGCCTCCAAGGGCATTCCTGAGCCGCTGGCATCAGTTCTTCTGGCGGCGGCGATTGTGTTGCTGATCGCGGGATCGATTCTGCTGGTGTTCGGCAGCAACACAGTGCTGGGGGCCTCCCTACTGCTGCTGTTCCTGGTTCCCACCACACTGATTTTTCACACCGTGCCGATTGACGGCAGCTTCTTCACCAACCTGGCCCTGATCGGTGCTTTGATCCTGGCCATCACCCGCGCCTGGGGCAATGGGGTGCCCAGCTTCACGAACATCCGCTCGAAGGGCTGA
- a CDS encoding GTP-binding protein, with protein sequence MGHVVLISGPPGCGKTSWALQTLQDHVGPCAYLRLEEEQEAGLEQGEDSGIDLSWLKDQIPRLEEVTPSNAAALKHRNDALTLIEVQRFHTPSHGGINGYGINVRSKLDALELQPDQVMHFGRDPELPSNDTLEFSKLEAWHASLSGCVWDPDSLSSFWFELVNGAYGDVYRAKGLINLPDGRSFFCNWMVSQQGSQFLPLDTTAPPQGRPSRTSELVVQGKALNPEGIQTTINDCLLADDVLAMQQQQLRQQQPTPLSEG encoded by the coding sequence ATGGGTCATGTGGTCCTGATTTCAGGCCCCCCCGGGTGCGGAAAAACATCCTGGGCACTCCAAACGCTCCAGGACCACGTCGGCCCCTGCGCTTACCTGCGACTGGAGGAAGAACAGGAAGCGGGGCTCGAGCAGGGCGAAGACAGCGGGATCGACCTGAGCTGGCTCAAAGACCAGATCCCCAGGCTGGAAGAGGTGACGCCATCCAACGCAGCAGCGCTGAAGCACAGGAACGATGCACTCACCTTGATCGAAGTTCAGAGGTTCCACACGCCCAGCCATGGAGGAATCAATGGCTACGGGATCAACGTCCGCTCGAAGCTGGACGCATTGGAACTTCAACCTGACCAAGTCATGCACTTTGGGCGAGACCCAGAGTTGCCTTCGAATGACACCTTGGAGTTCAGCAAGCTGGAGGCCTGGCATGCATCCCTCTCAGGTTGTGTCTGGGACCCAGACAGCCTCAGCAGCTTCTGGTTTGAACTCGTCAATGGCGCCTATGGCGATGTGTACCGCGCCAAAGGGCTGATCAATCTCCCCGATGGGCGTTCATTTTTCTGCAATTGGATGGTGAGTCAGCAGGGATCTCAGTTTCTGCCACTGGACACCACAGCTCCACCCCAGGGACGCCCCAGTCGCACCTCAGAACTCGTTGTACAAGGCAAGGCACTCAACCCAGAAGGGATCCAAACAACCATCAACGACTGCCTGCTTGCAGATGACGTGCTCGCCATGCAGCAACAACAGCTCCGGCAACAACAACCAACACCTTTATCTGAAGGCTGA
- a CDS encoding metallophosphoesterase, whose translation MKHAVISCLHANLAAVEAVLDDIDRQGIKTITCLGDLVGYGPQPNEVVELVRQREIPTCQGCWDEDIIDGLNACECSYPSQLAERRGHRAHHWTAATLTEENKAFLAQLPMTLRRDKLLFVHGSPNSQHEYLLPDMNAFAALERVETAGAETLFCGHTHQPYVRELREGSIRMKVQQRDQGTPTEHELDLPMRRIVNAGSVGEPRHGSTKATYVVHDDSDGDVSIREVDYDVAKTCQTIVDVGLPEVFAWRLSHGFEYAERAEDASHVCER comes from the coding sequence ATGAAGCATGCCGTTATCTCCTGTTTGCACGCCAACCTGGCAGCGGTTGAAGCCGTTCTCGACGACATTGATCGTCAAGGCATCAAAACCATCACCTGTCTTGGCGACCTTGTTGGTTACGGACCTCAGCCCAATGAGGTGGTGGAGCTGGTGCGTCAGCGCGAAATTCCTACCTGCCAGGGGTGCTGGGATGAAGACATTATTGACGGATTGAACGCCTGTGAATGCAGTTATCCCTCCCAGCTAGCGGAACGGCGAGGCCATCGTGCCCACCACTGGACAGCCGCAACACTCACTGAGGAGAACAAAGCCTTTCTGGCGCAACTTCCCATGACATTGCGCCGAGACAAGCTGCTGTTTGTTCATGGCAGTCCGAACAGTCAACACGAATACCTGTTGCCTGACATGAATGCATTTGCGGCCCTTGAGCGAGTGGAAACAGCTGGAGCGGAAACCTTGTTCTGCGGTCATACGCATCAGCCGTATGTGCGTGAACTACGTGAGGGCTCCATTCGCATGAAGGTGCAACAACGCGATCAGGGCACACCGACGGAACATGAGCTGGACCTGCCGATGCGAAGGATCGTCAATGCAGGTTCAGTAGGAGAACCTCGTCACGGGAGCACAAAGGCGACCTACGTGGTTCATGACGACAGCGATGGAGACGTGAGCATTCGAGAGGTCGACTACGACGTCGCCAAAACCTGTCAGACCATCGTGGATGTGGGTTTACCAGAGGTGTTTGCCTGGAGGCTCAGCCACGGCTTCGAATATGCCGAACGGGCTGAAGATGCCAGCCACGTGTGTGAGCGCTGA
- a CDS encoding DUF3828 domain-containing protein yields the protein MLPLLAASLIAVEAPRQQSLHGLACPEAVRQQLDELYRWQVQRMDQPEPPATQFTSQRDRFTPALFNLLLQARELTPKRDGRHLDFDVFSNTQARTFGAVVTGCSAAQGNSIEAAVDVQFGLGSRASDIPRQLLYTLKCDSAGHWQIAEITYRNEREFQLTAYLESLLNPTP from the coding sequence GTGCTCCCCCTTCTGGCTGCCAGCCTGATCGCCGTCGAAGCACCGAGGCAGCAATCACTGCATGGCCTGGCCTGTCCAGAGGCTGTGCGACAGCAGCTCGATGAGCTCTACCGCTGGCAGGTGCAGCGCATGGACCAGCCCGAGCCCCCCGCTACGCAGTTCACCAGCCAGCGCGATCGCTTCACGCCAGCGCTGTTCAACCTGCTGCTGCAGGCCCGGGAACTCACCCCGAAGAGGGATGGTCGCCACCTCGATTTCGACGTCTTCAGCAACACCCAGGCGCGAACCTTCGGAGCTGTGGTCACCGGCTGCAGCGCAGCCCAGGGCAACAGCATCGAGGCAGCGGTGGACGTTCAGTTCGGCCTCGGCAGCCGAGCCAGCGACATCCCACGACAGTTGCTTTACACGCTCAAGTGCGACAGCGCAGGCCACTGGCAGATCGCTGAAATCACGTATCGCAATGAGCGGGAGTTTCAGCTCACGGCTTACCTCGAGAGCCTCTTGAATCCAACGCCCTGA
- a CDS encoding phycobilisome rod-core linker polypeptide yields the protein MPALKYKRDFTHEQRVSFAFANSVDAAKSASSNKGKAASTPAEYKQNQCAAMGIGMGPRIHEECPFSAINHSYASTGSQALEAAITAGYKQVFGNIGISSNQRLVSLEAFLCDGRINVQGFMAGLVKSELYKQKFFHAVSPMRGIELTTKHLLGRPPINQKEVSAGIQLIAEEGFDAFVDSLVRSEEYLETFGTDTVPYLRGFKSEARASCSTFVGMAEITPANASSENAMYTGPSLVKRFSMDLGSFAAAAVYSDDSDRGGFSYTNAVSNPRNAAYRRMYGGKFNYGRF from the coding sequence ATGCCAGCCCTGAAGTACAAGCGGGATTTCACCCACGAACAGCGGGTGTCCTTCGCCTTTGCGAACTCCGTGGACGCAGCCAAAAGTGCCAGCTCCAACAAGGGCAAGGCGGCATCCACACCTGCTGAGTACAAGCAAAACCAATGCGCCGCCATGGGCATTGGCATGGGCCCTCGGATCCATGAGGAGTGCCCCTTCTCAGCGATTAACCACTCCTATGCCTCAACGGGCAGCCAGGCTCTGGAAGCTGCCATCACCGCGGGTTATAAGCAGGTGTTCGGCAACATCGGCATCTCCTCCAACCAGCGTCTCGTCTCACTGGAGGCCTTCCTTTGTGATGGCCGCATCAATGTGCAGGGCTTCATGGCCGGCCTGGTCAAATCTGAGCTCTACAAGCAGAAGTTTTTCCACGCCGTGTCTCCCATGCGCGGCATCGAGCTCACCACCAAGCACCTGCTGGGGCGTCCTCCCATCAATCAGAAGGAAGTGAGTGCTGGCATTCAGCTGATCGCTGAGGAGGGCTTCGACGCTTTCGTCGACAGCCTCGTCCGCTCTGAGGAGTATCTCGAAACCTTCGGAACTGACACGGTTCCCTACCTGCGTGGTTTTAAGTCGGAAGCACGGGCTTCCTGCTCCACCTTTGTTGGCATGGCCGAAATCACTCCGGCAAATGCCAGCTCTGAAAACGCCATGTACACCGGTCCTTCTTTGGTGAAGCGTTTCAGCATGGATCTCGGTTCCTTTGCTGCTGCTGCCGTCTACTCAGACGACAGCGATCGTGGTGGCTTCTCCTACACGAATGCAGTCAGCAACCCCCGCAACGCTGCTTACCGTCGGATGTATGGCGGCAAGTTCAACTACGGCCGCTTCTGA
- a CDS encoding orange carotenoid-binding protein, protein MFTLDKARQIFPETLTADAVPAITARFQLLSAEDQLALIWFAYLEMGQTITIAAPGAARIQLARLTLDQILAMSFDEQTKVMCDLAGKINSPISNTYAYWSVNVKLCFWYELGEFMRQGKVAPIPQGYKLSANANSVLEAVKKVEQGQQITLLRNFVVDMGFDPNIDDNKIVTEPIVAPTPVNEREEIFIPGVLNQTILSYMQLLNANDFDQLIDLFLDDGALQPPFQRPIVGREAILKFFKRDCQNLKLMPQGGFGEPTEGGFNQIKVTGKVQTPWFGREVGMNVAWRFLLDENDKIYFVAIDLLASPAELLKLGAK, encoded by the coding sequence ATGTTCACGCTCGATAAGGCTCGTCAGATCTTCCCGGAAACTCTTACTGCTGATGCCGTTCCGGCCATCACAGCCCGCTTCCAACTGCTTTCCGCAGAAGACCAGCTGGCACTGATCTGGTTCGCCTACCTCGAGATGGGGCAGACCATCACCATCGCCGCCCCCGGCGCTGCACGCATACAGTTGGCTCGTCTGACTCTTGACCAGATCTTGGCCATGAGTTTCGACGAACAGACAAAGGTCATGTGTGACCTCGCGGGCAAGATCAACAGCCCGATCTCCAATACCTATGCCTACTGGTCGGTGAACGTAAAGCTCTGCTTCTGGTACGAGCTGGGCGAATTCATGCGCCAGGGCAAAGTCGCCCCCATTCCCCAGGGTTACAAACTTTCAGCCAACGCCAATTCGGTGCTGGAAGCGGTGAAGAAGGTCGAGCAAGGCCAGCAGATCACCCTGCTGCGCAACTTCGTTGTCGACATGGGATTTGATCCCAACATTGACGACAACAAGATCGTTACGGAGCCGATCGTCGCCCCCACACCGGTGAATGAGCGCGAAGAGATCTTCATTCCTGGCGTTCTCAACCAGACGATCCTCAGCTACATGCAGCTGTTGAACGCCAACGATTTCGATCAGCTCATTGATCTGTTTCTCGACGATGGCGCTCTCCAGCCCCCCTTCCAGCGTCCGATTGTGGGCCGTGAAGCGATCCTGAAATTCTTCAAGCGAGATTGTCAGAACCTGAAGCTGATGCCCCAAGGCGGCTTCGGTGAACCGACTGAAGGTGGTTTCAACCAGATCAAAGTCACCGGCAAGGTGCAAACCCCCTGGTTTGGCCGCGAAGTGGGCATGAATGTCGCCTGGCGCTTCCTGCTCGACGAAAACGACAAGATCTACTTCGTCGCGATCGACCTTCTCGCCTCACCCGCTGAACTGCTGAAACTTGGTGCCAAATGA
- a CDS encoding phosphoesterase, with protein sequence MERWALVSGLHGDLDLYEQIQTELKQQRGVANLFVLGDLIGSQRNCNSLLERLRHPRRTDLQPECIYGWWEEQLLAECGYRGDRKAESLREEHGEAGVSELLAAVDADHLNWLASLQFGFIELDCALIHGSSADVGDRLTEDTSALVLLDRLTRLDVNRLFTARCQRQFRLELSAGSIQSLVKDHAGELQSQQDVPKRSVIGIGEGKNYTLYDPATDHIEFRSAGNPSQASGRGFG encoded by the coding sequence ATGGAACGCTGGGCCCTGGTGAGTGGTCTCCATGGAGACCTGGATCTCTACGAACAGATCCAAACAGAGTTGAAGCAACAACGAGGTGTTGCGAATCTCTTTGTTCTCGGCGATCTGATCGGATCACAACGCAACTGCAATTCACTTCTTGAGCGTCTGAGACATCCAAGACGCACGGATCTGCAGCCCGAATGCATCTATGGATGGTGGGAGGAGCAGCTGCTCGCTGAGTGCGGCTACAGAGGAGACCGAAAAGCAGAAAGTCTCAGAGAAGAGCACGGCGAGGCTGGTGTCAGTGAGCTGCTTGCTGCCGTGGATGCAGACCATCTCAACTGGCTGGCATCGCTGCAATTCGGATTCATCGAACTCGACTGCGCTCTGATTCATGGCAGCTCGGCTGATGTTGGTGATCGGCTGACGGAAGACACATCAGCACTGGTACTGCTGGATCGCCTGACTCGGCTGGATGTCAATCGGCTCTTCACAGCGCGGTGTCAGCGTCAATTCCGGCTTGAGCTCTCCGCTGGGAGCATCCAATCACTTGTGAAGGACCATGCCGGTGAACTGCAAAGCCAACAGGACGTGCCCAAGCGAAGCGTGATTGGAATTGGCGAAGGCAAGAACTACACCCTCTATGACCCCGCAACGGATCACATCGAGTTTCGAAGTGCTGGAAATCCATCCCAGGCATCAGGCCGTGGGTTTGGCTGA
- a CDS encoding DUF1651 domain-containing protein — MPRYRATHEPTEQPGGEGWLVSPEQQKVVQFKPDAATVHAEWVAVHTYCWVPPRPPMPQTRRRMLRHNAIEAWNTMLKTGWRRCSPPVR; from the coding sequence TTGCCTCGATACCGCGCCACCCACGAACCAACGGAACAGCCAGGCGGTGAGGGCTGGCTGGTGAGCCCTGAGCAACAGAAGGTGGTGCAGTTCAAACCAGATGCAGCCACCGTGCATGCCGAGTGGGTTGCGGTGCACACCTACTGCTGGGTTCCGCCTCGACCACCGATGCCACAGACCCGGCGGCGGATGCTCCGCCACAACGCCATCGAAGCGTGGAACACGATGCTCAAGACAGGCTGGCGGCGCTGCTCTCCCCCCGTGCGCTGA
- a CDS encoding class I SAM-dependent methyltransferase: MPSLDFDGEYGRTYRKSIQDSIPGHDVLHEIARAAIQANSSDAKQVLVVGPGPGDELPHLLNTCADAELTVLEPSELMLEQCRKTVADHPGRSRCRLLPCTLKAALEGELKGARFDLVVCHNVLHLLPCEEQNAMLRDLTQCTADGGVLLLSAYSEAEDGESQREVFDVAWQRLVDRGVPDDRLEKIRDSRNKVVFSLDASRVAAVLEQAGWRAPLQLYQGLFIRLWLCRAGGQAEAAQLET; encoded by the coding sequence ATGCCCTCCCTTGATTTCGATGGCGAGTACGGCCGCACCTATCGCAAGAGCATTCAAGACTCGATCCCCGGCCACGACGTTCTGCACGAGATCGCCAGAGCGGCGATCCAAGCCAACTCAAGCGATGCCAAGCAAGTGCTGGTGGTGGGGCCCGGCCCCGGCGATGAACTTCCACACCTTCTCAACACCTGTGCTGATGCTGAGCTGACGGTGCTCGAGCCCAGTGAGCTGATGCTGGAGCAATGCCGCAAAACCGTTGCGGATCACCCCGGCCGCAGCCGCTGCCGGTTGCTGCCCTGCACACTGAAGGCAGCGCTCGAAGGGGAACTGAAGGGCGCCCGGTTTGATCTGGTGGTGTGCCACAACGTGCTGCACCTGCTGCCCTGTGAGGAGCAGAACGCGATGTTGCGCGACTTGACGCAGTGCACGGCTGATGGCGGCGTGTTGTTGCTGAGCGCCTACAGCGAAGCGGAGGACGGCGAGAGCCAACGCGAAGTGTTCGATGTGGCGTGGCAACGGCTTGTCGACCGGGGCGTTCCAGACGACAGGCTTGAAAAAATCAGGGACAGCCGCAACAAGGTGGTGTTCTCCCTTGATGCCAGCCGGGTCGCGGCTGTGCTGGAGCAAGCCGGTTGGCGGGCACCTCTGCAGCTCTATCAGGGATTGTTCATCCGCCTCTGGCTCTGCCGAGCCGGTGGTCAGGCTGAAGCCGCTCAGTTGGAGACGTAG
- a CDS encoding gamma-glutamyltransferase family protein, producing the protein MLSTLLLVLSFWGCVPAGSAPISRNDPESTDPGRKGISNARGSAVVVTANPLASTAALAVLKEGGTAVDALVTAQAVLAVVEPQSSGLAGGGFLLHWDAEQRRLEVLDGREVAPQRSRPDDLLSSSGAPLPWREATAKANAIGIPGTVALLWDAHRNHGRLAWARTLQPAIRLATSGFQPSPRLLRSLRLVRRFGVAHSPTFQALYLPGGKPPPADQPFRNPALAQTLMLLARDGGPAFYQGPLATRILHGVNALQASEADFRGWRPADLSRYAVLQRTPLCSQQLQHRICTMPPPSSGGLALLQTLALLNHSTDLAGSSAAEPLIWQQLARAQAWADADRLYWVNDPRDGAIPTAGLLDPAYIAIRANAMEHANAAEPTPGLPPGIERYPYGRPDRGREQGTTQITIVDGSGNIATYTSSVETIFGSRHLVAGMVMNNQLTDFAFSPTRGGQPVANRRLPGRRPMSSMAPTLVFRNGQPVLALGSPGGRSIPHLLSRVLLASLVWKEPAAQAVALPHLSRRGNTLVMEDNPPLPWPFPPELLASEGRLRRQPIGSGTALVQWMEGSWQGAADPRREGTALALP; encoded by the coding sequence ATGCTCAGCACGCTGCTGCTGGTGCTGAGTTTCTGGGGTTGCGTTCCAGCGGGCTCGGCACCGATCAGCCGCAATGACCCGGAATCCACCGACCCTGGCCGCAAGGGCATCTCCAACGCCAGGGGATCAGCCGTGGTGGTCACCGCCAACCCCCTGGCCAGTACAGCTGCACTGGCGGTTCTCAAGGAAGGCGGCACCGCCGTCGATGCCCTGGTCACGGCGCAGGCGGTGCTGGCCGTGGTGGAACCACAAAGTTCCGGACTTGCTGGCGGCGGTTTCCTCCTCCACTGGGATGCAGAGCAGCGCCGCCTGGAGGTTCTCGATGGCCGAGAAGTGGCCCCCCAACGCAGCCGACCGGACGACCTGCTCAGCTCCTCCGGTGCACCCCTGCCCTGGCGAGAGGCCACGGCCAAGGCCAACGCCATCGGCATTCCAGGCACTGTGGCCTTGCTCTGGGACGCCCACCGAAATCACGGACGCCTCGCCTGGGCCCGAACCCTGCAACCGGCAATTCGCCTCGCCACTTCAGGGTTTCAACCGAGCCCGCGGCTTCTCCGCTCCCTGCGGCTGGTCCGGCGGTTCGGTGTGGCCCACAGCCCTACCTTTCAAGCGCTGTATCTCCCTGGCGGCAAGCCACCACCAGCGGATCAACCCTTCCGCAATCCCGCTCTGGCCCAGACCCTGATGCTGCTGGCCCGGGACGGTGGCCCAGCCTTCTATCAAGGGCCACTGGCAACGCGAATCCTCCACGGGGTCAACGCCCTGCAAGCCAGCGAAGCTGACTTCCGCGGCTGGAGGCCAGCCGATCTGAGCCGCTATGCCGTGCTGCAGCGCACACCCCTTTGCAGCCAGCAGTTGCAGCATCGGATCTGCACCATGCCGCCCCCCAGCAGCGGTGGCCTGGCCCTGCTGCAAACCCTGGCGCTGCTGAACCACAGCACCGATCTAGCTGGGTCCAGCGCCGCCGAACCGCTGATCTGGCAGCAATTGGCCCGCGCCCAGGCCTGGGCCGATGCCGACCGCCTCTACTGGGTGAATGACCCGCGCGATGGCGCAATTCCCACCGCAGGCCTGCTGGATCCGGCTTACATCGCGATCCGTGCCAACGCCATGGAGCACGCCAACGCAGCGGAGCCCACACCGGGTCTCCCACCGGGGATCGAGCGCTATCCCTACGGTCGACCTGATCGGGGCCGTGAACAGGGCACAACACAGATCACGATCGTTGATGGCTCCGGCAACATCGCCACCTACACCTCCTCAGTGGAGACGATCTTCGGGAGTCGGCACCTGGTGGCCGGCATGGTGATGAACAATCAGCTCACCGACTTCGCCTTCAGCCCCACACGCGGCGGTCAACCGGTGGCCAACCGTCGCCTGCCGGGACGTCGGCCGATGTCATCAATGGCGCCCACGCTGGTGTTCCGCAACGGCCAACCGGTGCTGGCCCTCGGCAGCCCCGGAGGGCGCAGCATTCCGCATCTGCTCAGCCGCGTGCTGCTGGCATCACTGGTCTGGAAGGAGCCGGCAGCGCAGGCTGTAGCCCTTCCCCATCTCTCCCGCCGAGGCAACACGCTGGTGATGGAAGACAATCCGCCGCTTCCCTGGCCGTTCCCGCCGGAGCTTCTGGCATCCGAAGGACGCCTGCGTCGTCAGCCCATCGGCAGTGGCACCGCCCTGGTGCAGTGGATGGAGGGCAGCTGGCAGGGAGCAGCAGACCCTCGCCGGGAAGGAACGGCCCTGGCTCTTCCGTAA
- a CDS encoding gibberellin regulated protein, with product MRAIQPLTALALGLLPLLVEQTPALGHGKGLYATEAEAQERAAEIGCASVHENNGRWMPCADERELHRQLRKQ from the coding sequence ATGCGCGCTATCCAACCATTAACGGCACTTGCCCTCGGCCTCTTGCCCCTCTTGGTGGAGCAAACCCCAGCCTTGGGCCACGGCAAAGGCCTCTACGCCACCGAGGCCGAAGCCCAGGAGCGGGCCGCTGAAATCGGATGCGCCAGTGTTCACGAGAACAACGGACGCTGGATGCCCTGCGCTGATGAACGGGAGCTCCACAGACAGTTGCGCAAGCAATGA